A region of Rhodospirillales bacterium DNA encodes the following proteins:
- a CDS encoding DUF3592 domain-containing protein, which produces MNGDATRSTGPAAPPRRPILLVLIFALAGIGFAALAWSLAADAMRLAAKGVRVEAQVVSIDEHGRRGAASYTPTFQFRTTDGRVVRERSSESVSSKAEIAGGRRVAVVYDPDRTSNVRLASSVDAGPGVLPWIFGGFAIAAFALAGVALFKRPAAPR; this is translated from the coding sequence ATGAACGGTGACGCGACGCGGAGCACCGGACCCGCCGCCCCGCCGCGGCGGCCCATCCTCCTCGTCCTCATCTTCGCGCTCGCCGGTATCGGCTTCGCGGCGCTGGCATGGTCGCTCGCCGCCGACGCGATGCGTCTCGCCGCGAAGGGCGTGCGCGTCGAGGCGCAGGTCGTGTCGATCGACGAGCATGGCCGGCGCGGCGCGGCCAGCTACACGCCGACGTTCCAGTTCCGGACCACCGATGGCCGGGTGGTGCGGGAACGGTCGAGCGAATCGGTCTCTTCCAAGGCGGAGATCGCCGGCGGGCGTCGCGTGGCGGTCGTCTACGATCCGGACAGGACGTCGAACGTCCGGCTCGCCTCGTCGGTCGACGCCGGCCCGGGCGTGCTGCCGTGGATCTTCGGCGGGTTCGCGATCGCGGCCTTCGCGCTCGCCGGGGTCGCGCTGTTCAAGCGGCCGGCGGCGCCACGCTGA
- a CDS encoding HlyC/CorC family transporter — protein MSDPGSDRSPGGEAGPLRRLIRRLRRRDRGVELREAIEEIVEETPSLRDAPAGEPVIGEEERALLANILTLRAKTVSDVMVPRVDIVGVAIDTPLEDTVKLIQREAHSRYPVYRESLDDVIGMVHIKDVLSYWGSGRRFHLRDVLRRVSFVAPTMPVSDMLLDMRRQRVHMALVVDEFGGTDGLVTIEDLVEEIVGEIEDEHDIEQTAGLVARADGAFDATGRTPIGAFEEVAGALLSDEERGEVDTLGGLIFSLAGRIPQRGEVVRHPSGVEFEIVDVDPRRIRRLRVRLPRPAASVPAPNATPDSG, from the coding sequence ATGTCCGATCCCGGCTCCGACCGAAGTCCCGGCGGCGAGGCAGGCCCGCTCCGCCGCCTGATCCGCCGGCTGCGGCGGCGCGACCGCGGCGTCGAGCTGCGCGAGGCGATCGAGGAGATCGTCGAGGAGACGCCGTCGCTGCGCGACGCGCCGGCCGGCGAGCCGGTGATCGGCGAGGAGGAGCGGGCGCTGCTCGCCAACATCCTCACCTTGCGCGCCAAGACCGTGTCCGACGTCATGGTGCCGCGCGTCGACATCGTCGGCGTCGCGATCGACACCCCGCTCGAGGACACCGTCAAGCTGATCCAGCGCGAGGCGCATTCGCGCTATCCGGTCTACCGCGAGTCGCTCGACGACGTCATCGGCATGGTCCACATCAAGGACGTGCTGTCGTACTGGGGCAGCGGCCGGCGCTTCCATCTGCGCGACGTGCTGCGGCGCGTCAGCTTCGTGGCGCCGACCATGCCGGTGTCGGACATGCTGCTCGACATGCGCCGCCAGCGCGTCCACATGGCGCTGGTCGTCGACGAGTTCGGCGGCACCGACGGGCTGGTCACCATCGAGGACCTGGTCGAGGAGATCGTCGGCGAGATCGAGGACGAGCACGACATCGAGCAGACCGCCGGCCTGGTGGCGCGCGCCGACGGCGCCTTCGACGCCACCGGCCGCACTCCGATCGGCGCCTTCGAGGAGGTCGCCGGCGCGTTGCTCAGCGACGAGGAGCGCGGCGAGGTCGACACGCTGGGCGGGCTGATCTTCTCGCTGGCCGGCCGCATCCCGCAGCGCGGCGAGGTGGTCCGGCACCCCTCCGGCGTCGAGTTCGAGATCGTCGACGTCGATCCGCGCCGCATCCGCCGCCTCAGGGTGCGTCTGCCGCGCCCCGCCGCCTCGGTGCCGGCGCCCAACGCGACACCCGACAGCGGCTGA